One part of the Vitis riparia cultivar Riparia Gloire de Montpellier isolate 1030 chromosome 6, EGFV_Vit.rip_1.0, whole genome shotgun sequence genome encodes these proteins:
- the LOC117915992 gene encoding putative pentatricopeptide repeat-containing protein At3g23330 codes for MVHKYLITPTMEHYTCMVDLLARAGHLEEAHDFIERMPINPDAKLLTAFLSSCCHHKNVELARTVGQKLLQLQPQEAGAYISLSNFYGLVGDLEGVANVRRLMLERGIRKEKACTWIEISRKVHSFESGDRSHPDYLKICKYLEVLIQKMKNIGYVPDTSMVAQNVDELTKEEILLGHSEKLAIALGLMSTHPGTCILIVKNLRVCADCHVFTGLISKIEGREIVARDSSRFHHFKGGVCSCGNYW; via the coding sequence ATGGTACACAAATACTTGATCACCCCAACGATGGAGCATTACACGTGCATGGTTGATCTCCTTGCTCGAGCTGGGCATCTCGAGGAGGCTCATGACTTCATAGAGAGGATGCCAATAAACCCGGATGCAAAGCTTCTCACAGCATTTCTCAGCTCATGTTGTCATCACAAGAATGTAGAGCTAGCTAGGACTGTTGGGCAGAAACTACTTCAGTTACAACCTCAGGAAGCAGGAGCCTACATCTCACTGTCAAACTTTTATGGACTTGTTGGGGACTTGGAAGGTGTTGCCAATGTGAGAAGGCTGATGTTAGAAAGGGGAATAAGGAAAGAGAAGGCCTGTACTTGGATTGAAATTAGCCGAAAAGTTCATAGCTTTGAATCAGGAGACAGGTCTCATCCTGATTACCTAAAGATCTGTAAGTACTTGGAAGTTCTTATtcagaaaatgaagaacattgGGTATGTCCCCGACACAAGTATGGTGGCCCAAAATGTGGATGAGCTAACCAAAGAAGAGATACTTCTTGGTCACAGTGAGAAGCTGGCCATTGCACTTGGGCTCATGAGCACGCATCCCGGTACATGCATCTTGATAGTTAAGAACCTTAGGGTATGTGCAGACTGCCATGTCTTTACAGGGTTGATCTCAAAGATTGAAGGGAGGGAGATAGTTGCAAGAGATTCCAGCAGGTTTCATCATTTCAAAGGAGGAGTATGCTCTTGTGGAAACTACTGGTGA
- the LOC117917022 gene encoding protein LURP-one-related 7-like, with amino-acid sequence MASSALAYPSDFQIPFDLFISKKHPGLPRGYLGLSAPRCAGNPLISMRGSHDGSWQCFRGDGSGEDLIFRVERTLNTLTRTEFNIFLGGANCEDSTDFKMKGCPFQRSCTIYKGNSIVAQTSLMYKLGKAFVGRCKFRLTIFPGSGDHAVVVALIVIFFDGRRLSN; translated from the exons ATGGCTTCTTCAGCTCTGGCGTACCCTTCAGATTTCCAAATTCCGTTCGATCTCTTCATCTCCAAGAAACATCCCGGCCTTCCACGTGGCTATCTCGGGTTG AGTGCTCCTCGATGCGCTGGCAATCCCCTAATTTCCATGCGCGGCAGCCAT GATGGATCTTGGCAATGCTTCAGAGGGGATGGTAGTGGGGAGGATTTGATATTCAGAGTTGAGAGAACACTGAATACGCTTACGAGAACTGAGTTCAACATATTCCTCGGTGGTGCAAATTGTGAAGACTCCACAGATTTCAAGATGAAAGGTTGCCCATTCCAGAGGTCCTGCACCATCTACAAAGGCAATTCTATAGTAGCACAG ACTAGCCTCATGTACAAGCTTGGGAAGGCTTTTGTTGGGAGGTGCAAATTTCGACTAACCATATTTCCTGGGTCTGGTGATCATGCTGTGGTTGTGGCCttgattgtaatattttttgatGGACGAAGATTAAGTAACTGA